DNA from Gouania willdenowi chromosome 15, fGouWil2.1, whole genome shotgun sequence:
TAGTAGTTGGTCTACAGTCAGTATTGCATTAATTACCATCAtttctttaatatttgtttcccaaattaaatatatgaaattgTTGCTGAAGTGAGAATTGGACAATCACTGAGAAACTACAagaatttgcttttttttattaggaAAAATGTAAGTGTCAACAATAACCAGTTTTCCTAAATGTGGCAGAATACCACACTCAATaaattaaagcagtggttcccaagatTTTTTGGATTATGATCTCATTTTGATAACACAAAATTATGCTTGCTATACTACGCAACCAAAACAGAGTAGCGACAAGAtacgccagctcagatatattattttatttatttattattatttttatttgttttttctttatacagCATTTTGATTGAACTAGATttgtatttgacaaagtgaaattatagaatacagttgtttaaatttgaaaaaaatgtgaatttttttttaattagttatttttatcaattactagccATTTCAGGCGgcctcacatggggtcacgactccaaggttgaaaaaccctgagtTAAAGGTTATTTAAATGGTTAGTTGGATTAGTGATAGCTTGATTAAAACTTAACCATTAAGGAAAGCTCAAGACAATCAACATCttaagatgaaaaaaaactacCTTTGATTTGAGTGTTTGCCAttaattaccaaaataaaagaagagctGTAACTTTGATGTCTGAAAGGGACCAGTGGTGGGAAGTGCTTGatgaattaatttataaaatctGTTTCCCATCAGATGTTAATAAGGCTCACCTATCATGTCGGATGAACTCCACGTCGTGTCCTTGGTGACACTTTTTGATGCAGTTCACACAAATGGCATTGCGGTCTGTTGTGTTACAGGTGTGACACCTGTGGATAAACAGTGTGTAAATAATCAGAATGTGCACAAACGATGAGGGAAATATAGCCATAGTTAACTAGAATGAGGGAAATACCTGTAAAAATCATGCATTGGGTAGCTGGTATAACTGGAAATCTTGTACAGGCACTGACCTCTGCTTACAGCCTTTTCAATGGCATCTTGATTGTTAAGAAATTTATTATCTGGAGGCAACATAAGAATCATCACATACAGGTCAGATAGTTTTTAGTTATCAAcagaacatttagatttgtttaataaataaataaagagtaGCGCACCTTTCATTGTAACATTTACACCAGACGCGAGAAACAAGCCGCCAAAACGATTGTTGAAGATCTGATTGCCCTCGAGGGTTGCTGTGGCGTGATTGGTGATCTCAATACCTGGAAGTAGAaaggaaaaaacattttcaaaacgtGTAATCAGAATGGAGCGAATAATAAAGGTCTACATAACTACACATGGATTTTGAAAGGTGTTCTAGATGCTTGTGTACGACCCTAACCAACCTGCAGCAAAACCATCAAATATCCTGTTTTTCCGCAGCACAGGGTGACTGTTGGTGCTAATGAGGACACCTGCTTGAGCATTTCTGAAGATGTCGTTCTCCTCAAGTAAACCTAACGggacaaaaaataaagactGTTTATCCTACACGAACCCAACAGAACAGTTGCCAACATCATTTGAAAGGACTTTTATTgcctgtttaaaatgtttttggtgATCAATAGATTTACAGTTTAATGACACATTACATTACTAGTGGGGATTCAAAACAACCTTAGTCTAATCCAACATAACATTCTCTTTTGAGGCTATTGAGAATTTAGTTTCACAATTACAGTTCAGTCGTTTTTTTATGAACTGAAGATTTGGGCACCTGAACAGTTTTCTCACCAAAGCAACCCGCCCTAgacaggatgttgtgatgactaggagtgtgacgatatctcgatacggcgaaaTATTACAATATTCTTTTTCGCActatcgattatcgatatgctcgcgctaagtatcgttttttttttttttttttttgaaccttttctgctttttcactaaaatgtgcaggtacgtcttcacagaaatatcgtcactgtttgttgaaggaatcaatatattgtttactggaatattacactataatggtgtcactggtaagacagaccctattttttgtttacagaaagcactatgagatatttattcattttcattcgtatgttgacacttatttacagaaatgttgcactaaaatagtgtcactgttcattggacaatttttcaatttattgtctttcagagatataaactaaaaaattgtattttttcacttaatccatgacataacaagaaaaaaaaatattatcgtagattaatttctgaccaatatatcgataatcgcagtattgtcattatcgtgagctttgtatcgcgtatcgtatcgtgaggtacccagaggttcccaccactAGTGATGACTAAAGCACTAAAGTGTCCTCTAAGCAAAGGTTGAGACAGACCACAGGGTGAGAAATTCACtctaaagtgtgatttatgtttctgtAACGACGTCGACGCCTGACGGGCACCTCCAAAAAATCAGAAGCATAAAGTCAGCTTTAGATTCTCAGTGCACGTTTCTCAGAGATCATCTTCATTGTGACTGTACAATACGTGATCCCTGTTAGAAAGATCATTACTTCCATAATGGgattaaagcagcagaaatgatGCAAACAGCAGTGGATGCACAGAACAAGCTGGGAAACAGAAAAGCTTCTAGAACAGGACAGTAGAGCAGAGCAGACAGTGAGAGACTTCACTGTGATAAAGCAGAAAAGCTGCTCTTCCTCAACTTTAATTTGCTTTATTCTATTTGACTCTCTTTTAGCAGCCCAGTCACTTATACGCCTGGATATTAATAATGTATTCATATGTGGGGTCAAATTAAgcatttcattttgtgcattgctgGGATGTcactgctaaataaatattttcatacatttgtaaattgatttattctttgaagcattaatataaatgtatacaATTGCAACGACTGGCTTTTAGTCAGGTTAGTACACAGTCAGAGCCATAATTACAATGGCAATAataattgactaaataacacttTAATTACACACGTTTCGGTTTTTggcttttgttttgtcattttcagttTCAGCTAACAATTTCCCTTTTCGGTGCATTCCAAGTAGTTACTTTTCTGACAGCTTAAAAGTATATTTTATATCCCCAATTTCATATTCTGCATCAACACTGAAATTTAAGATATCGTAGCATTTTTCTTCTGTATGTAAAGTGTCAATGAGGACAAAAACAACCGTGATCAATGCACAGACTATGATCAACCCTTTACAATCTTCTGTTTAACACTGAAATCCTAAAAGGCTCATATTTAGCTTTATCACACCTAATGAACAACTTGCTCACTGTGGATATGTTGGAAGCTAGGAGAAAGCTAAAACgtacttagttttttttttttagtgtaaacTGTTGTGACAAACGTAAAGGTTCGCTACCTCTTCCTCCGTTGAATATACAGATGCCACCGTCTCTCCCATCATGGATCTTATTCCTTCGCAGAGTGGGATTACTGTCCGTCTTTATCCACACCCCTGCCATTGCGTTGTCAAAGATTTCATTATCCTCTATGAAGCCCAGGCCTAAAATGGCATGCAGCAAAGTTACACAACCATTGGATAACAACATAAAGcaggaataataaaaagaaaggcCTTAATTATCAgtgaaaatctttttttaatagattgTGCATGTTTCTTACCCGAATTGTAAACCAAAATTCCTCCATTCTGGCCTCCCCAGATCTTGTTCCGTCTGATCTTAGGATTGCTGCCTGTCCTGTTGAATTTAAGAAGGAAACAAGGGGAGTTATTGCTTCAGTGTTTTATTGCACTTTCTTCTTACTATTAAAATTAGTTCACAAACCTTATCTGAACACCGGAATACATGTGATTGTAAATATCGTTGTCTTCCAGCACACCGTGCCCATTGTCATAGAAGTAGACCCCCACCTGTTtgaattaaaaaagcaaaaaaaaaaaaaaacatctggtcTGTCACCAATTATTCATctatttgattgtttttctaTGAAAAAGTAGATCTATACCAAATAACATTAACATAATGTACAATTCATGTTATTCCAGCTTTTTTAACCATCAACACTATTAATGGTTTGTTTGTCAGCAGTTCTTCTAATTGACGCAATCAGATTTAGAATagtttttatatacagtataatatgtAATAATCAGGGCTCGAGATTGCGACCAAATtggtgtgtgcgagtgaaaattccatgtggtcgcatctgtgcgagtgcgtagggtgaccttattttgaaaatccaataGGAGGAAACGGGGAGTTACACGCTGAGGTGTCCAGACACGCATAGCAATAGAGCGCATGGGGGGCGCGCCTGGCGGACGTGGGGCGGGGAAGAACTCGCCGAGCAGTGATAGAGCATACACGCGCAGCATCGAGGGGCCCAAACTGATGGACTATGTTGCCATGTTGACTCAGCAGCGGCTGTGTCTGCCCTTGTAAAAAGATCCTTCTACACCGTGTAGTAAACCCACTTTGTCCGTTAGATGAAGAACCACAGGAGAAAAGTTGCTCTCAACTCAGCTGCGTGTCGCACACTGTTTTATTACTTTCACACCCTGGGAAGCAGTACAGAAAATCCGGAAGATAAATGCGCATGCATTCAAAGATCATTTATGTAGTGACAGAAATCACACTCTAacatgccaggccagatgttcagctcccagggttagagggttaggagaccccactataagaggggtgaagcaatgcagatgctaagttcgttatgctactgttaagttcattcaagtacagcctttctgctaaattaaaaaaacagaatacatgtaactgGTTGTTATGCTCTGCTGTTGTTTAGAACattcttgttcttctttttaaaatgatataaaagaaatgacccaccaccactggaaaagttagtgtagagccctgataatgtAAAGTAACTATACCTGTTTCCCACTGTGTATCCTGTTCCTCCTCAGTACTGGTGTACTTCCTGTTGTCACCCACACCCCTGCCAACGTGTTGCTGTACACCTCATTTTCTTCGATCACtccttgtcctttttcatgctgcgagacaaaaataacatcacatttatatgaagcttttttttattacagcGAAAACAGACTCAATGTTGGGTTAttccttttttgaaaaataatggtTTGAACGGCACCgtgttttgaaaacatttacCACATATATGCCGCCGTGTTGGCCGTCATGGATCTTGTTGTGTCTGACGATGGGGCAACTATTTGTCCTGATCTGGATTCCAGCCAAGGCGTTACCATAGATATCGTTCCCTTCAATGAGGCCTCGGCCATCGCCAAAGATATAAACACCCCCTTGGTTACCATTAAAAATGGCGTTTCCTctatatatgtttaaaaaagagagagaagaagacaAACCAACATCTGTGAGGATGAGATAAAAGAACATTGAAATGACACTAATCTTATTTTGCATTGGACGGGCCGTTAATACTAACCTTATAGTGGGGTCACTGTTGGAGGTTATCCACACTCCAGCAAAGTTGTTTGCAGAGATCTTATTTTCAATAAACTGGCCTCGACCCTTTTCGTGCACGTAGATTCCCCCCGTCTGACCATGATGGATCTCACACCTGACAACTGTTGGATTAGCGTACGCCTTCACCTCAAAACCAGCAATTCGGTTCCTGTGGATGTTGCAGCTGTCAAAGTAACCCTAGAAATGCACAAAGATACATTAATCACCATATTTATTAGTTTTAACACATCCCTTTGCAGTTTTTGAGTCTctataaatgaacaaaacgtaCAAACATTTACCATCCTGTATAGTATCTTACCATGCCATGGTCAAAGGTGAACACGCCTACATCTCTCCCATGGTGGATGTGGTTCCGTCTGATGATCGGGTTCCCATGGTTCTTTACCCAGATCCCAGCCAGGGCATTGTTGGAGATCTCATTGTCTTCATATATTCCCTGAACAATGAACCCAGGTTATTTACTGTGTTTATGTGTTATTGCACCATTTTTGGCATTAGAGACTTCCTACATCACACGCTTCATCCTCACCAGTCTTTTGTAAATAATGGTACTTAATGGTATTTAAGAAATAGTGATACTGACCAGGGGGTGTCTGCTTCTACCCCCTGCACCATGGGACTATGGATGAAAAAGCTAAATCCGGTGTATTTACAACTTTGGCTGTACATTAATACACACTGTCccactcaaataaacaaataaattaaaaaaaaaatatgagtgATGAAGCAAGTCTTTggaatatttcagttataaATCAGATCATTGTTGACAACATTTTACCAGTAAACAGAAACATTGCCATGGGATGATTACAGATAGTAAacaataagataagataagaagACTGTCGTTACCTGTGCATGATCAGTGATGTAAAGGCCGACGTTTTCACAGTCACTGATGTTGCAGTGCTTGATTGTAGGACAAGCACCCTGGCCACTTACACAGACGGCTGATCCCACTGCAACATACAATTTCAGTTCACAACACCTTTTTTTTGAAGGTAAAACAATGAGAAAAGCCCAACTTATTTTTTGCCCAAAGgcagggaagaagaaaaaaaaaaattatgattatgatcaCCTGCATCAACATAGCTCCCAGCCTCACAGACTATATACATAGGTGAGCAAATACAATTAGAATAAACTTTCTAGGACAACTACATATGATACAGTACACGTAAATTACAGCCAAGCTGTTATAGATTACCAGTGCATGTGCTCCGTATTATGCAGTGGTCAATGATGGGGCTGCAGTTGACCGTAATCTCCAAGCAGTGGTGTGCGTTGTGGTGCTGAGCAGATTTATCATCGGGGTTAAACTGCAGCCAAgacaacagaaaataaaatgtcagcaACAGAGATGTGCAGTACatgtaattttcatttttttttctgaaaaaaaaaaaacaaaaaaagacatctCCTCACCCTTATAGTCATGTATCCAACATAAGCATCTTCAGAGCCCTCCATGAAAACAAATGTGGAGTCCCTGGTGTTCTCAATAATTACTTTCTCTGCTACTTTTCCAGGAGCTGCAAAATTATCATAAAGATGTCATTACAAAGGatactaaaaaaaatgtgcaatgaCATTCTATCCAAAAACTAGGTCCCACTTACCAGCACCAATCATTGTTATTGGCGACTCGATGTAGATCCATTCGTCTGTGTAAATGCCCGAGTGGACAAATATGAGGCCATCGAAGTGAGGCTCCTGACCGCCTCCAAGTGCATCCTCAATGGTGTCGTAGTACTGTGAAAACATTCAGTCAGTAAAAGACCAAGCAGAAGGACTGAgtggacaacaacaacaataatgtcAACTTACAAACATGTTATCTCTCCCTTTGTATCTGGCAGGATTACTGTAGAAGTGCTCAGCAAAGCCTGGCTTCACATGTGCACCTTTATactgaaaaacaagaaaagtttGCCTTTATTAACAGAGCAAATCATAAACACAACGTACTTGATGAAGAACGCCTGAGACGTCCTTGTCTAAAGAACAGTATTTCATATGAATATAGGTCAACAAACACATGCCTGTCTAAAAACACTGTCTCCTCTGTGCCACAAACACTAAATGTCACCAGTATGGCTTGTGGCGTTTCTATTGACGTGACACTATGGGACTGAGCATTTGAGAAATTCAAAGAATGTACAGTAAGTAGTATGTAAGTTCAAAAAgtactaaaaattaaactatagGCAACAAAAGCGTAACGGTACAACTCAGAGCGCTAACATTGACCAATGAGGATTTATTATTGAGCGGGGCACTGgaccagtggttttcaaccagcaacccccaaaataaaggtgccagagactggggacccccactgtacctgaaggtggttgaacaggccttgcttccgtcagtctgccacagggcagctgtggctacaatggtagcttaccaccactaagtgtggagtgaaagaataatgccttaattctgtaaagcactttgagtgtccataaaatccaatgcattattattattattactattattattaacacaaacatgaacattaaagaacagtcatgtggagacagggtcatctataagggggaatgaAGGGGAGaaatttttggggcccatctataaagtcagcaaaCTGGTCCATTGttattaaagatgtaaatctttgttttaactaGAAacgaaatgggttaaaagtgactaaaaatggtggaaaaggtggttaaattgtgttttaaaaattacagaaatgtaggaaaaatttgtttaaactggcaaataatgggcatgacaaatcgtgaatgtggttatactggaaaaaataagcatgaaatatggtaaaaagaggttaaaagtaccAATAATGGGTCACATATGCTagattaggtgggaaaagtggtggaaagtgtttataagtgcccaaaaatgtatgaaagtggaaaaatgttcAGATAAtccattgaaatttgatgaagaagtgaAAGAAATTGAGTAATGtcacaaaaaatgcattaaaagaagcaaaaatatggcaagaaaatgtaatgaaacaaGGGTAAAATATGGaaggtttggtgtagttgcagaaaaggtaaaataagcaaaaatgggctgaaactGGACTCTGGCGACCCCCTGAATGCGTCTCGCAGCCTCAAATGGGGTcttgaccccaaagttgagaacccctgcactagACTATGCCCCTACAACATAGCGCTCATTAACCTATCCTTTAACTCTATTACAAAGGCTTTGGGATACATGACTGAATAGTTCAAATGCACATAATGATGTTTTATGGTCAACGTAAGCCAACGTTGTCACTGTACTTTTTTTCCTTCACTACATCATCACTAAATGAATAAACCCAGTGGAACTTTCATACCAGCTGCTGGAAACTCTCCTTCCAGGGGTTAGGCTGCTCATATTCTTCTGGGTTTATCTGGTAGAACTTCCCAGCCTCCGGGTGCATCATAGGCCGTGTGTACTCGAACACTTCCATGTATAACCTCttcctgtaaataaaaaaaaaagtttctaagCTGCTGTGTCAAGATACTCACACAATATAAACGATTGCTTGCCAAagacttctttttctttttaaacattaGTCATTAATATGGTTTTCTTCCTAGAACAGCTTAAAGTCTTTACTATAGCAAAAACAGGTAAAACTGCAGCGCAAGCACAAAGAACAGAGTTATacttaatacaaaaataaccaTCTGTGGATAATGAGAAATATTTAGAGAATTACAAATTCCCTGAAATAGGAACCAAACATGCACATGATCGGGCTTTCagcaaaaaggaaaataatgatCTCCATGCCGACGGGTCTCACCATAGTATGGGGTCATTGGCTAGTTCACTGAAACGCTTGCACACACATGCTGCACGACACAAATCCTGCTCCAACAGGTATGAGAAAATCTTTAACACCACCTCGTCTGGGAGCTTCTCCTGTAAATACTGCTCTGCTGGAGCTGCTgagaaaaacaataacagttgaacgaggattaaaaaaacattaaaagcacatACATTTTAATGGTAGGAGTTCATCATGTCTTTGAATGAGGAAAAGAGGGccagaaaaataagaaaaacatgataaacaACACATTCCTTTATTACCTGATAACTCTGGAACCTTTCCTGAAACTCTGGGACGTTTGGGTCGGTGCCCAAAGTTTTCTGTGGTTGAAGTGGAAGCACCCTGTAAAAAAGGAAAGTTAGCAAATagcacaaaaaaattatttctatCAATGTTATCAATTATCTCCATACAGTTATTGGCcagtaataatttaaaaacatttaaaaaaaaaaaaaaagcttgttgCCGAGTGTACCTCCATGTTGGTCTTTGTCGGACACACTGTTCTCTTAGGTAGAGACTTTCTTCTAAGTTGGTAGGGACTGTTCTGAGCTCCTGGACCGGATTCTTCTGCAACCATATCTGCAGGAACGTCCTCATCTGCAAACAGTAGAAAGGATAGAAGAGTAGTTGTGATGCCAAAGAGTactaacaacagaaatgtaggAATAAATGTATGGCAGGCGTAAGCTGTCAAGCACTCAAATCAAATTCAGTGAGTAAATCAGCTTTTTGATATTTCCAAATATaagggtgttgaaaaaaaattgcgcGATTCTCGAATCGATCCAAAATGCATCCGtatcgatttatttatttattcatttattttatttatttttttttttatttatttactttatttaaccaggaaagtcttttccacagcacgagacattgtaactgcacaaagaagtgctctgaaacctggacatgttgaccagcttgtgttttttcaataaaatgtaaaaataaagtactaactttctgcatttatttgttgttctaggcatatacttcagttaagttgcactaaattcatgttgcactaaagtcaaagttgctttaaaagccacaggcagattgtatgttattttttttattttaagttgttggcacatggcatgttaaagccaatgttttgagtgtaaaatatgccaataaaatatatttcatacataatgttcttgTGAAGGTGCACAAATATACAGAttggttgtttcttaagtcatatatatatatataaaaaaaaaaaatggcaataatCGCAttgtactttaatatcgggatatatcgtactGTATcctgacctatgtatcgggatacgaatcgtatcgccagatgccaggctaTACACACCCCTATCCAATTATATGAATAATACTGACTTATAAAAACCATAGGATTATTAGCTTTTTCTCCATGCACTCCACATTCCACAATGCCTTATTTCAAAGTACTCAAATGCGTAATTCAGatacattaattaataataGTATATCCAACTAAAAAAATTGGCTTAAACAATAAACTACACGCACATATATAGTTTGGATGGCTTACAAATCTGTGTTGAGAGAGGGTTCAGTGGTAATAAAGTGCAACGTCAACCAAAACATTCACATTTCTAGGTCTTTTCCTCAAATGAATGATGAGAGGACAACCTTTCCTGATAGAACATGCATTGCAAACGTTGTCTGCTAGTTGCTTTGGTTGCAAAGGTGTCAGTCCCCAGAAACAAGGCCAGTAACCACTACAAACCCTTTATTTACCAACCCAGGACAACCAAATCAATTTGTGCCGAGTAATTAAGATAGCTTTTAAAAGTTGGGATATGTGAAGCTTGATCAGAATTTGTTAATCTGTCCTTTATCTGTAACTTTATACTGCCTTGAAAGTAAAACAGAAGAGAACTCGGTATAgaagaaaatattattattatgaatctTATCTCAGACCAAGGATACAATAAAATTAGTTTTAAGACACATTGAAATAATGAATCATTGAtgaaaatatctaaaaaaaatttaaaaaaacaaatacctcCATGTTATGGACGTCTTTAACATATTCGGTCCGCAGAAATATTTACTACCAAACAAACAATTGTTCGACCCACTTTACAAACCATCCTTTAGCAAATAATGTGTAATCTAACATTAAACCGTGACAACAATAAACTGAACTAAAAGTATGAAGTTTAAGAAGTTCTATCTGTGGTCTGTGACATTACATTACACTCTTCAAGTCAAAAGGACACTAAAACAACTTAGTTGCCTTGTGTTTATATTGAATGAAAGTCGTATTCGCTTACTGTACACGGTCTCATGCCACACACTATCTGATTgcacaatttatttataaagtacataaaaaaataaatagtgtgCTTTTAACCTGTTATCCTATTACATTGGTATTGCAATGATGTTTCTGCTGTGACTATATGGGTTTTAATCCCTTATTACCGGAACACAAGCCGCAAACCGACTATGCTAATAATAACAGCTAACTAGCATGCGAGGCTACGTTAGCTTGCTACGACGGACTACTTAGTGCATCGTTCCTAGCGTCTGTCAGGCATGAAAACGGAAGTACGTTGTAATATGCCGTGAATTAACTCATCTTCATTACACTCACTTGTGTCCAGACacgtttgtatgtgtgtgtggtctcATGAATGCAAAGGGAAAAGCCCACTTGGGGTAAAAATCCAGCGTAACAAAGCGCGGCCTCGTTGCTAAATACCAATGTAGAAGCCGCGGTGTTCCCTATCATCTGTGCGCAGCTTTAAACTCGCCATTACCGTCCAGCTGACTGCCGACAGTAAACAGCGCCAAAGGAATGCTTAGGTTAAACTTACACCAACACAATGTCGGACAGGTAAAGAGAAAGACACGCTAATAACTTGTTATGAACCAGGTGGTTTTGTTGTAAGACTGGGTGAGTGATCACCTCTTTCCTGGTGGTTCCTCTCCGGCTGCACCGGGCGCGGCCTCGACACTCGCCTTGGTCTTCTGCTAACGTTACCCGCTCTGACGGAGTTCATTTGGGGTGCTGTTGAACCGGAGGAAACGTCAAAGCCTTCGCTGCAGAGGAGGCGACGCAGAGTCCACCGTCTATGTCTTCCTCTTCAGCGAAGCAGAATTTGCCATTTTCGGCCGTAGCTGCCGAGAAA
Protein-coding regions in this window:
- the fbxo11a gene encoding F-box only protein 11 isoform X2 → MNSVRAGNVSRRPRRVSRPRPVQPERNHQERDEDVPADMVAEESGPGAQNSPYQLRRKSLPKRTVCPTKTNMEGASTSTTENFGHRPKRPRVSGKVPELSAPAEQYLQEKLPDEVVLKIFSYLLEQDLCRAACVCKRFSELANDPILWKRLYMEVFEYTRPMMHPEAGKFYQINPEEYEQPNPWKESFQQLYKGAHVKPGFAEHFYSNPARYKGRDNMFYYDTIEDALGGGQEPHFDGLIFVHSGIYTDEWIYIESPITMIGAAPGKVAEKVIIENTRDSTFVFMEGSEDAYVGYMTIRFNPDDKSAQHHNAHHCLEITVNCSPIIDHCIIRSTCTVGSAVCVSGQGACPTIKHCNISDCENVGLYITDHAQGIYEDNEISNNALAGIWVKNHGNPIIRRNHIHHGRDVGVFTFDHGMGYFDSCNIHRNRIAGFEVKAYANPTVVRCEIHHGQTGGIYVHEKGRGQFIENKISANNFAGVWITSNSDPTIRGNAIFNGNQGGVYIFGDGRGLIEGNDIYGNALAGIQIRTNSCPIVRHNKIHDGQHGGIYVHEKGQGVIEENEVYSNTLAGVWVTTGSTPVLRRNRIHSGKQVGVYFYDNGHGVLEDNDIYNHMYSGVQIRTGSNPKIRRNKIWGGQNGGILVYNSGLGFIEDNEIFDNAMAGVWIKTDSNPTLRRNKIHDGRDGGICIFNGGRGLLEENDIFRNAQAGVLISTNSHPVLRKNRIFDGFAAGIEITNHATATLEGNQIFNNRFGGLFLASGVNVTMKDNKFLNNQDAIEKAVSRGQCLYKISSYTSYPMHDFYRCHTCNTTDRNAICVNCIKKCHQGHDVEFIRHDRFFCDCGAGTLSNPCTLAGEPTHDTDTLYDSAPPIESNTLQHN
- the fbxo11a gene encoding F-box only protein 11 isoform X1, producing MNSVRAGNVSRRPRRVSRPRPVQPERNHQERDEDVPADMVAEESGPGAQNSPYQLRRKSLPKRTVCPTKTNMEGASTSTTENFGHRPKRPRVSGKVPELSAAPAEQYLQEKLPDEVVLKIFSYLLEQDLCRAACVCKRFSELANDPILWKRLYMEVFEYTRPMMHPEAGKFYQINPEEYEQPNPWKESFQQLYKGAHVKPGFAEHFYSNPARYKGRDNMFYYDTIEDALGGGQEPHFDGLIFVHSGIYTDEWIYIESPITMIGAAPGKVAEKVIIENTRDSTFVFMEGSEDAYVGYMTIRFNPDDKSAQHHNAHHCLEITVNCSPIIDHCIIRSTCTVGSAVCVSGQGACPTIKHCNISDCENVGLYITDHAQGIYEDNEISNNALAGIWVKNHGNPIIRRNHIHHGRDVGVFTFDHGMGYFDSCNIHRNRIAGFEVKAYANPTVVRCEIHHGQTGGIYVHEKGRGQFIENKISANNFAGVWITSNSDPTIRGNAIFNGNQGGVYIFGDGRGLIEGNDIYGNALAGIQIRTNSCPIVRHNKIHDGQHGGIYVHEKGQGVIEENEVYSNTLAGVWVTTGSTPVLRRNRIHSGKQVGVYFYDNGHGVLEDNDIYNHMYSGVQIRTGSNPKIRRNKIWGGQNGGILVYNSGLGFIEDNEIFDNAMAGVWIKTDSNPTLRRNKIHDGRDGGICIFNGGRGLLEENDIFRNAQAGVLISTNSHPVLRKNRIFDGFAAGIEITNHATATLEGNQIFNNRFGGLFLASGVNVTMKDNKFLNNQDAIEKAVSRGQCLYKISSYTSYPMHDFYRCHTCNTTDRNAICVNCIKKCHQGHDVEFIRHDRFFCDCGAGTLSNPCTLAGEPTHDTDTLYDSAPPIESNTLQHN